Below is a window of Enterobacter kobei DNA.
AACATCACGGTATTGTCGCTCATGCTCTCCTCCTGTGATTATTATCCCACCCTAATGCAAACAGGGCGCAAGCGCCCTGTTATTATTCACTGCATGTACACTACGATTGCACAATCAGAAGCTGTAGGTAACCCCGGCAGACAGTGCGCCCGCCCAGGATTTATCCACCATCGGGCTGTCTTTCACTTCGCTGGACAGATGCGTGTAACGGCCCACGCCGTAGACGCTCCAGTCATCAGACAGCTTGTAGCTGGCGCTCAGCTCCAGATACGGGCTCCAGTCGCTGTCCGGATCGTAACGATCAAGACCACTGCGGCGGGATTCCTTGCCGGAGACACCGTAGTAGTATTCATTCATGTTTTCGCTGCTCCACTCAACCCCGATACCCGGCGTTAACGTCAGGCCGCCGTTGGTGTAGCGATAGAGCCATGCCAGATCCCAGGAGATACCGTTGCTGTTATCCAGGGTATCGCCTGCCAGACTGGTGCGCAGGAAGCCATACTGCGTGTTATGCACGTAAGACAGACCCGCCATCAGCGTTGCTTTACGTTTATCAAGCTGACGCAGCTGCCAGTTGTCGCTGTCTTTTGGTTTGAACTCAAACGGGGAGTAATAGGCGGTAACAGAGAGTTTATCGCTCTCATCGTTCCACAGGTAATAGCCGCCGCCCAGACCGCGGAACCAGAAATCATCCCCTTCATAGGTGATAACCGGAACCGGAACCACTTTGCGGTCGTAGTCCTTATACGGCGTTTCAAGGACACCAACACCGGCACCTACCGAGAACTTATTATCAGCCAGGGCTGAAGTGGCTGTGATGGCGGTCAGAACGCCCAGCGCCAGAACTTTGAATTTGGTCACAATCCTTTCTTTCCTATCGTCAAATAATGGGGCCAATGAAGTGTAACTGCCCGCGCCATGCTTCCCAAATTTTTTTACCCGAATATTACAAAACTAAACACATCATCTTGCGGTCTCAAAATGACAGTGCGCTGACAGCGACATGACGCTGCGATGAAGCGCTGGTGCGGGCTTTACGACGAATTTGAAAAACATCAGATGAGTTATTGATAAGTCATTGAAATTGGTTTGCGGTGGCATGCAAGTTTTGCAAATGCCATCTACGCTTAATTTTAAGAAGGTGTATCGCGAGCACGCGAGCGCCGGGCGTCCTGTCACCTGGCCGCGGGTTGCTGATACTCATCAGCAACGTTCAACCTACCTCTTCCGGGAGCCTCCACTATTCATACGAACGGCTCTTAACCTGTGCTAAAAAACGAAAGGACGGCATGCCATGAATATATTCGATCACTATCGCCAGCGATATGAAGCTGCCAAGGACGAAGAGTTCACACTGCAGGAGTTTCTTTCCATATGTCGGCAGGATCGCAGCGCCTATGCCAATGCGGCAGAACGTCTGTTGATGGCCATCGGCGAGCCCGTGATGGTGGATACTGCGCTGGAGCCACGGCTTTCCCGTCTGTTTTCGAACAGGGTAATTGGACGCTACCCCGCCTTTGAAGAGTTCTATGGCATGGAAGAGGCCATCGAACAAATCGTTTCTTATCTCAAACACGCCGCTCAAGGGCTGGAAGAGAAGAAACAGATCCTTTATTTACTCGGCCCGGTGGGTGGCGGTAAATCGTCGCTGGCCGAGCGCCTGAAATCCTTAATGCAGCGCGTCCCTATTTACGTGCTGAGCGCCAACGGCGAGCGCAGCCCGGTCAACGACCATCCGCTGTGTCTGTTTAATCCGCAGGAAGACGCGCAAATTCTGGAAAAAGAGTACAACGTACCGCGGCGTTATCTGGGCACCATTATGTCGCCGTGGGCGGCGAAGCGGCTGCACGAGTTTGGCGGCGACATCACCAAATTCCGCGTCGTTAAAGTCTGGCCGTCAATTCTGGAGCAGATCGCCATTGCCAAAACCGAGCCTGGGGATGAAAACAACCAGGATATCTCGGCGCTGGTGGGTAAAGTCGATATTCGTAAACTGGAAAACCACGCGCAGAACGATCCGGATGCGTACGGCTATTCCGGCGCACTGTGCCGGGCCAACCAGGGCGTAATGGAATTCGTCGAGATGTTTAAAGCGCCGATCAAGGTGCTGCATCCCCTGCTGACAGCAACCCAGGAAGGCAACTACAACGGGACCGAGGGCATCTCCGCCCTGCCGTTTAACGGCATTATTCTTGCGCACTCGAATGAATCCGAATGGGTGACGTTCCGCAACAACAAGAATAACGAAGCTTTCCTCGACCGTGTCTATATCGTGAAGGTGCCGTATTGCCTGCGTATCTCGGAAGAGATGAAAATCTACGAGAAACTGCTCAACCACAGCGAGCTGACGCATGCCCCTTGCGCGCCGGGCACGCTGGAAACGCTGTCGCGCTTCTCCATCCTCTCGCGCCTGAAAGAGCCGGAAAACTCCAGCATCTATTCAAAAATGCGCGTCTATGACGGCGAAAGCCTGAAAGACACCGATCCGAAAGCGAAATCCTACCAGGAGTATCGTGACTACGCGGGCGTGGACGAAGGCATGAACGGTCTGTCGACACGTTTTGCCTTCAAAATTTTGTCCCGCGTCTTCAACTTCGATCATACCGAAGTGGCCGCCAACCCGGTGCACCTGTTCTATGTGCTGGAGCAGCAGATCGAGCGCGAGCAGTTCCCGCAGGAGCAGGCCGAGCGCTATCTGGAGTTCCTCAAAGGCTATCTGATCCCGAAATACGCCGAATTTATCGGTAAAGAGATCCAGACCGCCTATCTGGAATCCTATTCGGAATACGGGCAGAACATTTTCGACCGTTACGTCACCTATGCCGACTTCTGGATCCAGGATCAGGAATACCGCGATCCGGATACCGGACAGCTGTTCGATCGTGAATCGCTGAACGCCGAACTGGAAAAAATCGAGAAGCCTGCCGGGATCAGCAACCCGAAAGACTTCCGTAACGAGATCGTTAACTTTGTGCTGCGCGCCCGGGCAAATATCAGTGGCCGTAACCCGAACTGGACCAGCTACGAGAAACTGCGCACGGTGATCGAGAAGAAAATGTTCTCGAATACCGAAGAGCTGTTGCCGGTGATCTCCTTTAACGCCAAAACCTCAACCGACGAGCAGAAGAAACACGACGATTTTGTCGATCGCATG
It encodes the following:
- the yeaG gene encoding protein kinase YeaG; its protein translation is MNIFDHYRQRYEAAKDEEFTLQEFLSICRQDRSAYANAAERLLMAIGEPVMVDTALEPRLSRLFSNRVIGRYPAFEEFYGMEEAIEQIVSYLKHAAQGLEEKKQILYLLGPVGGGKSSLAERLKSLMQRVPIYVLSANGERSPVNDHPLCLFNPQEDAQILEKEYNVPRRYLGTIMSPWAAKRLHEFGGDITKFRVVKVWPSILEQIAIAKTEPGDENNQDISALVGKVDIRKLENHAQNDPDAYGYSGALCRANQGVMEFVEMFKAPIKVLHPLLTATQEGNYNGTEGISALPFNGIILAHSNESEWVTFRNNKNNEAFLDRVYIVKVPYCLRISEEMKIYEKLLNHSELTHAPCAPGTLETLSRFSILSRLKEPENSSIYSKMRVYDGESLKDTDPKAKSYQEYRDYAGVDEGMNGLSTRFAFKILSRVFNFDHTEVAANPVHLFYVLEQQIEREQFPQEQAERYLEFLKGYLIPKYAEFIGKEIQTAYLESYSEYGQNIFDRYVTYADFWIQDQEYRDPDTGQLFDRESLNAELEKIEKPAGISNPKDFRNEIVNFVLRARANISGRNPNWTSYEKLRTVIEKKMFSNTEELLPVISFNAKTSTDEQKKHDDFVDRMMEKGYTRKQVRLLCEWYLRVRKSS
- a CDS encoding MipA/OmpV family protein encodes the protein MTKFKVLALGVLTAITATSALADNKFSVGAGVGVLETPYKDYDRKVVPVPVITYEGDDFWFRGLGGGYYLWNDESDKLSVTAYYSPFEFKPKDSDNWQLRQLDKRKATLMAGLSYVHNTQYGFLRTSLAGDTLDNSNGISWDLAWLYRYTNGGLTLTPGIGVEWSSENMNEYYYGVSGKESRRSGLDRYDPDSDWSPYLELSASYKLSDDWSVYGVGRYTHLSSEVKDSPMVDKSWAGALSAGVTYSF